One stretch of Excalfactoria chinensis isolate bCotChi1 chromosome 2, bCotChi1.hap2, whole genome shotgun sequence DNA includes these proteins:
- the ACVR2B gene encoding activin receptor type-2B isoform X2, which yields MSASWLTLAVLCATLGAGPGHGEAETRECIYYNANWELEKTNQSGVERCEGEKDKRLHCYASWRNNSGSIELVKKGCWLDDFNCYDRQECVATEENPQVFFCCCEGNYCNEKFTHLPEVTGPEVIYEPPPPTPSLLNILVYSLLPIAVLSVAILLAFWMYRHRKPPYGHVDINEDPGPPPPSPLVGLKPLQLLEIKARGRFGCVWKAQLMNDYVAVKIFPIQDKQSWQSEREIFNTPGMKHENLLQFIAAEKRGTNLETELWLITAFHDKGSLTDYLKGNIISWNELCHVAETMARGLSYLHEDVPWCKGEGHKPAIAHRDFKSKNVLLKNDLTAVLADFGLAVRFEPGKPPGDTHGQVGTRRYMAPEVLEGAINFQRDAFLRIDMYAMGLVLWELVSRCRAVDGPVDEYMLPFEEEIGQHPSLEDLQEVVVHKKMRPVFKDHWLKHPGLAQLCVTIEECWDHDAEARLSAGCVEERIAQIRKSVNGTTSDCLVSIVTSVTNVDLPPKESSI from the exons GACCAGGTCACGGGGAGGCAGAGACAAGGGAATGCATTTACTACAACGCCAACTGGGAGCTGGAGAAGACCAATCAGAGTGGTGTGGAGCGCTGCGAGGGGGAGAAGGACAAGCGGCTCCACTGCTACGCCTCCTGGAGAAACAACTCGGGATCCATCGAGCTGGTGAAGAAAGGCTGCTGGTTAGATGACTTCAACTGTTATGACAG GCAGGAGTGCGTAGCCACAGAAGAAAACCCTCAagtgtttttctgctgctgtgagggCAACTACTGCAATGAGAAATTCACCCACTTGCCTGAAGTAACCGGCCCAGAAG TCATATATGAGCCTCCACCACCAACACCCTCCCTGCTTAACATCCTGGTGTACTCTCTGCTGCCCATCGCTGTCCTGTCAGTGGCCATCCTCTTGGCTTTTTGGATGTATCGGCATCGCAAGCCTCCCTACGGGCACGTTGACATCAATGAG GACCCCGGCCCACCACCTCCTTCTCCCTTGGTTGGCCTAAAACCTCTACAGCTCCTGGAGATCAAAGCCAGGGGACGCTTCGGCTGCGTGTGGAAGGCTCAGCTGATGAATGACTACGTAGCAGTGAAAATCTTCCCAATTCAG GATAAGCAATCTTGGCAGAGTGAGAGGGAGATTTTCAATACTCCTGGCATGAAGCATGAAAACCTTTTGCAATTTATCgcagcagagaaaagaggaacaaaCCTAGAGACAGAGCTCTGGCTGATCACAGCATTCCACGACAAG GGCTCTCTCACGGATTACCTGAAGGGCAATATCATCAGCTGGAACGAGCTCTGCCATGTTGCAGAAACCATGGCCCGTGGCTTGTCTTACCTCCATGAGGACGTCCCATGGTGCAAGGGTGAAGGACACAAACCTGCTATAGCACACAG GGACTTCAAGAGTAAAAACGTCTTGCTGAAGAACGACTTAACGGCAGTGCTAGCCGATTTTGGTCTTGCTGTACGGTTTGAACCTGGAAAACCTCCGGGGGACACTCATGGACAG gTGGGAACAAGGAGGTATATGGCTCCTGAAGTGTTAGAGGGAGCAATCAACTTCCAACGAGACGCCTTCCTGAGAATAGACATGTACGCAATGGGACTGGTATTGTGGGAGTTAGTCTCCAGATGTAGAGCAGTTGATG GTCCAGTGGATGAGTACATGCTGccttttgaagaagaaataggcCAGCACCCATCCCTTGAGGACCTACAAGAAGTGGTCGTTCACAAGAAGATGCGCCCCGTCTTCAAGGATCACTGGCTGAAACACCCT GGCTTGGCGCAGCTCTGCGTGACCATTGAAGAGTGCTGGGACCACGACGCAGAGGCTCGGCTCTCAGCAGGCTGTGTCGAGGAGCGCATTGCTCAGATCCGCAAATCCGTAAACGGCACTACCTCGGACTGCCTTGTCTCTATTGTGACGTCCGTCACCAACGTGGACTTGCCACCCAAAGAGTCCAGTATCTAA
- the ACVR2B gene encoding activin receptor type-2B isoform X1, producing MRLSGRKGKAPFGFQLAVGQAAHCFSSRALRGPGHGEAETRECIYYNANWELEKTNQSGVERCEGEKDKRLHCYASWRNNSGSIELVKKGCWLDDFNCYDRQECVATEENPQVFFCCCEGNYCNEKFTHLPEVTGPEVIYEPPPPTPSLLNILVYSLLPIAVLSVAILLAFWMYRHRKPPYGHVDINEDPGPPPPSPLVGLKPLQLLEIKARGRFGCVWKAQLMNDYVAVKIFPIQDKQSWQSEREIFNTPGMKHENLLQFIAAEKRGTNLETELWLITAFHDKGSLTDYLKGNIISWNELCHVAETMARGLSYLHEDVPWCKGEGHKPAIAHRDFKSKNVLLKNDLTAVLADFGLAVRFEPGKPPGDTHGQVGTRRYMAPEVLEGAINFQRDAFLRIDMYAMGLVLWELVSRCRAVDGPVDEYMLPFEEEIGQHPSLEDLQEVVVHKKMRPVFKDHWLKHPGLAQLCVTIEECWDHDAEARLSAGCVEERIAQIRKSVNGTTSDCLVSIVTSVTNVDLPPKESSI from the exons GACCAGGTCACGGGGAGGCAGAGACAAGGGAATGCATTTACTACAACGCCAACTGGGAGCTGGAGAAGACCAATCAGAGTGGTGTGGAGCGCTGCGAGGGGGAGAAGGACAAGCGGCTCCACTGCTACGCCTCCTGGAGAAACAACTCGGGATCCATCGAGCTGGTGAAGAAAGGCTGCTGGTTAGATGACTTCAACTGTTATGACAG GCAGGAGTGCGTAGCCACAGAAGAAAACCCTCAagtgtttttctgctgctgtgagggCAACTACTGCAATGAGAAATTCACCCACTTGCCTGAAGTAACCGGCCCAGAAG TCATATATGAGCCTCCACCACCAACACCCTCCCTGCTTAACATCCTGGTGTACTCTCTGCTGCCCATCGCTGTCCTGTCAGTGGCCATCCTCTTGGCTTTTTGGATGTATCGGCATCGCAAGCCTCCCTACGGGCACGTTGACATCAATGAG GACCCCGGCCCACCACCTCCTTCTCCCTTGGTTGGCCTAAAACCTCTACAGCTCCTGGAGATCAAAGCCAGGGGACGCTTCGGCTGCGTGTGGAAGGCTCAGCTGATGAATGACTACGTAGCAGTGAAAATCTTCCCAATTCAG GATAAGCAATCTTGGCAGAGTGAGAGGGAGATTTTCAATACTCCTGGCATGAAGCATGAAAACCTTTTGCAATTTATCgcagcagagaaaagaggaacaaaCCTAGAGACAGAGCTCTGGCTGATCACAGCATTCCACGACAAG GGCTCTCTCACGGATTACCTGAAGGGCAATATCATCAGCTGGAACGAGCTCTGCCATGTTGCAGAAACCATGGCCCGTGGCTTGTCTTACCTCCATGAGGACGTCCCATGGTGCAAGGGTGAAGGACACAAACCTGCTATAGCACACAG GGACTTCAAGAGTAAAAACGTCTTGCTGAAGAACGACTTAACGGCAGTGCTAGCCGATTTTGGTCTTGCTGTACGGTTTGAACCTGGAAAACCTCCGGGGGACACTCATGGACAG gTGGGAACAAGGAGGTATATGGCTCCTGAAGTGTTAGAGGGAGCAATCAACTTCCAACGAGACGCCTTCCTGAGAATAGACATGTACGCAATGGGACTGGTATTGTGGGAGTTAGTCTCCAGATGTAGAGCAGTTGATG GTCCAGTGGATGAGTACATGCTGccttttgaagaagaaataggcCAGCACCCATCCCTTGAGGACCTACAAGAAGTGGTCGTTCACAAGAAGATGCGCCCCGTCTTCAAGGATCACTGGCTGAAACACCCT GGCTTGGCGCAGCTCTGCGTGACCATTGAAGAGTGCTGGGACCACGACGCAGAGGCTCGGCTCTCAGCAGGCTGTGTCGAGGAGCGCATTGCTCAGATCCGCAAATCCGTAAACGGCACTACCTCGGACTGCCTTGTCTCTATTGTGACGTCCGTCACCAACGTGGACTTGCCACCCAAAGAGTCCAGTATCTAA